The following coding sequences are from one Gadus morhua chromosome 10, gadMor3.0, whole genome shotgun sequence window:
- the mbnl3 gene encoding muscleblind-like protein 3 isoform X12, giving the protein MAVNMSMSMGRDTKWLTLEVCREFQRGTCSRSDAECKFAHPARSCHVENGRVIACFDSLKGRCTRENCKYLHPPPHLKTQLEINGRNNLIQQKTAAAMLAQQMQFMLPGAQLQPITTFPVTPSMATSPSMAFSPYLSHMAPGMGLMPELMPSAPLLVPGSPTSLTAMGNGTSTHKSIRTDKLEVCREFQRGNCTRGENDCRYAHPLEAGMVDCSENSVIVCMDYIKGRCSRDKCKYFHPPAHLQARIKAAQHQAGQNAASSASMVPQGAMHQLPKRSPMEKSNGAPATVFSPSMFHYQQALANMQLQQTFIPTVDPSEVMNGDAVELHCIPMETHFCPVPKLLMATPVGLNSVSLARHPS; this is encoded by the exons ATGGCGGTCAACATGAGCATGAGCATGGGCCGGGACACCAAGTGGCTGACCCTGGAGGTGTGCCGGGAGTTCCAGCGGGGCACCTGCTCGCGCTCGGACGCTGAGTGCAAGTTCGCCCACCCGGCGCGCAGCTGTCACGTGGAGAACGGCAGAGTCATCGCCTGCTTCGACTCGCTCAAG GGGCGTTGCACCCGCGAAAACTGCAAGTACCTGCACCCCCCGCCCCACCTGAAGACCCAGCTGGAGATCAACGGCAGGAACAACCTGATCCAGCAGAAGacggcggcggccatgttggctcAACAGATGCAGTTCATGCTGCCGGGGGCCCAGTTGCAGCCCATA accACGTTCCCCGTCACGCCCTCCATGGCCACCAGTCCCAGCATGGCGTTCAGTCCGTACCTGAGCCACATGGCTCCAGGGATGGGCCTGATGCCCGAGCTGATGCCCAGCGCTCCTCTGCTGGTCCCCGGGAGCCCCACCAGCCTGACCGCCATGGGCAACGGCACCTCCACGCATAAATCCATCCGCACAGACAAGCTGGAG GTGTGCCGGGAGTTCCAGCGGGGCAACTGCACCCGCGGGGAGAACGACTGCCGCTACGCCCACCCGCTGGAGGCGGGCATGGTGGACTGCAGCGAGAACTCGGTCATCGTGTGCATGGACTACATCAAGGGCCGCTGCAGCCGGGACAAGTGCAAGTACTTCCACCCGCCGGCGCACCTGCAGGCCCGCATCAAGGCCGCGCAGCACCAGGCCGGCCAGAACGCCGCCTCCTCCGCGTCCATG GTTCCCCAGGGGGCCATGCACCAACTACCAAAGAGGTCCCCCATGGAGAAGAGTAACGGAGCCCCCGCCACTGTCTTCAGCCCCAGCATGTTCCACTACCAGCAGGCCCTGGCCAACATGCAGCTGCAGCAGACCTTCATCCCCACCG tagaCCCATCGGAGGTCATGAACGGCGACGCAGTGGAGCTCCATTGCATCCCGATGGAGACCCACTTCTGTCCCGTCCCCAAGCTGCTGATGGCCACTCCGGTGGGCCTCAACTCAGTGAGCCTGGCCCGTCACCCCAGTTAA
- the mbnl3 gene encoding muscleblind-like protein 3 isoform X13 produces the protein MAVNMSMSMGRDTKWLTLEVCREFQRGTCSRSDAECKFAHPARSCHVENGRVIACFDSLKGRCTRENCKYLHPPPHLKTQLEINGRNNLIQQKTAAAMLAQQMQFMLPGAQLQPITTFPVTPSMATSPSMAFSPYLSHMAPGMGLMPELMPSAPLLVPGSPTSLTAMGNGTSTHKSIRTDKLEVCREFQRGNCTRGENDCRYAHPLEAGMVDCSENSVIVCMDYIKGRCSRDKCKYFHPPAHLQARIKAAQHQAGQNAASSASMQVPQGAMHQLPKRSPMEKSNGAPATVFSPSMFHYQQALANMQLQQTFIPTVPMTHGASSTVSSASTHVTNVPFAESAASNQTHRRS, from the exons ATGGCGGTCAACATGAGCATGAGCATGGGCCGGGACACCAAGTGGCTGACCCTGGAGGTGTGCCGGGAGTTCCAGCGGGGCACCTGCTCGCGCTCGGACGCTGAGTGCAAGTTCGCCCACCCGGCGCGCAGCTGTCACGTGGAGAACGGCAGAGTCATCGCCTGCTTCGACTCGCTCAAG GGGCGTTGCACCCGCGAAAACTGCAAGTACCTGCACCCCCCGCCCCACCTGAAGACCCAGCTGGAGATCAACGGCAGGAACAACCTGATCCAGCAGAAGacggcggcggccatgttggctcAACAGATGCAGTTCATGCTGCCGGGGGCCCAGTTGCAGCCCATA accACGTTCCCCGTCACGCCCTCCATGGCCACCAGTCCCAGCATGGCGTTCAGTCCGTACCTGAGCCACATGGCTCCAGGGATGGGCCTGATGCCCGAGCTGATGCCCAGCGCTCCTCTGCTGGTCCCCGGGAGCCCCACCAGCCTGACCGCCATGGGCAACGGCACCTCCACGCATAAATCCATCCGCACAGACAAGCTGGAG GTGTGCCGGGAGTTCCAGCGGGGCAACTGCACCCGCGGGGAGAACGACTGCCGCTACGCCCACCCGCTGGAGGCGGGCATGGTGGACTGCAGCGAGAACTCGGTCATCGTGTGCATGGACTACATCAAGGGCCGCTGCAGCCGGGACAAGTGCAAGTACTTCCACCCGCCGGCGCACCTGCAGGCCCGCATCAAGGCCGCGCAGCACCAGGCCGGCCAGAACGCCGCCTCCTCCGCGTCCATG CAGGTTCCCCAGGGGGCCATGCACCAACTACCAAAGAGGTCCCCCATGGAGAAGAGTAACGGAGCCCCCGCCACTGTCTTCAGCCCCAGCATGTTCCACTACCAGCAGGCCCTGGCCAACATGCAGCTGCAGCAGACCTTCATCCCCACCG TTCCCATGACGCACGGtgcctcctccactgtctcgtCGGCCTCAACCCACGTCACCAATGTTCCTTTCGCTGAATCCGCCGCGTCCAATCAG aCCCATCGGAGGTCATGA
- the mbnl3 gene encoding muscleblind-like protein 3 isoform X2 gives MAVNMSMSMGRDTKWLTLEVCREFQRGTCSRSDAECKFAHPARSCHVENGRVIACFDSLKGRCTRENCKYLHPPPHLKTQLEINGRNNLIQQKTAAAMLAQQMQFMLPGAQLQPITTFPVTPSMATSPSMAFSPYLSHMAPGMGLMPELMPSAPLLVPGSPTSLTAMGNGTSTHKSIRTDKLEVCREFQRGNCTRGENDCRYAHPLEAGMVDCSENSVIVCMDYIKGRCSRDKCKYFHPPAHLQARIKAAQHQAGQNAASSASMVPQGAMHQLPKRSPMEKSNGAPATVFSPSMFHYQQALANMQLQQTFIPTGSILYMAPSGAIGLMKAAAPPAAEGRWERRDWSGCRQGPGRLLSIPGFTVDPSEVMNGDAVELHCIPMETHFCPVPKLLMATPVGLNSVSLARHPS, from the exons ATGGCGGTCAACATGAGCATGAGCATGGGCCGGGACACCAAGTGGCTGACCCTGGAGGTGTGCCGGGAGTTCCAGCGGGGCACCTGCTCGCGCTCGGACGCTGAGTGCAAGTTCGCCCACCCGGCGCGCAGCTGTCACGTGGAGAACGGCAGAGTCATCGCCTGCTTCGACTCGCTCAAG GGGCGTTGCACCCGCGAAAACTGCAAGTACCTGCACCCCCCGCCCCACCTGAAGACCCAGCTGGAGATCAACGGCAGGAACAACCTGATCCAGCAGAAGacggcggcggccatgttggctcAACAGATGCAGTTCATGCTGCCGGGGGCCCAGTTGCAGCCCATA accACGTTCCCCGTCACGCCCTCCATGGCCACCAGTCCCAGCATGGCGTTCAGTCCGTACCTGAGCCACATGGCTCCAGGGATGGGCCTGATGCCCGAGCTGATGCCCAGCGCTCCTCTGCTGGTCCCCGGGAGCCCCACCAGCCTGACCGCCATGGGCAACGGCACCTCCACGCATAAATCCATCCGCACAGACAAGCTGGAG GTGTGCCGGGAGTTCCAGCGGGGCAACTGCACCCGCGGGGAGAACGACTGCCGCTACGCCCACCCGCTGGAGGCGGGCATGGTGGACTGCAGCGAGAACTCGGTCATCGTGTGCATGGACTACATCAAGGGCCGCTGCAGCCGGGACAAGTGCAAGTACTTCCACCCGCCGGCGCACCTGCAGGCCCGCATCAAGGCCGCGCAGCACCAGGCCGGCCAGAACGCCGCCTCCTCCGCGTCCATG GTTCCCCAGGGGGCCATGCACCAACTACCAAAGAGGTCCCCCATGGAGAAGAGTAACGGAGCCCCCGCCACTGTCTTCAGCCCCAGCATGTTCCACTACCAGCAGGCCCTGGCCAACATGCAGCTGCAGCAGACCTTCATCCCCACCG GCTCCATCTTGTACATGGCCCCCTCAGGAGCCATAG GACTTATGAAAGCCGCGGCCCCGCCGGCAGCGGAGGGCCGCTGGGAGAGACGGGACTGGAGTGGCTGCCGGCAGGGGCCTGGCCGCCTGCTGTCTATACCTGGATTCACTG tagaCCCATCGGAGGTCATGAACGGCGACGCAGTGGAGCTCCATTGCATCCCGATGGAGACCCACTTCTGTCCCGTCCCCAAGCTGCTGATGGCCACTCCGGTGGGCCTCAACTCAGTGAGCCTGGCCCGTCACCCCAGTTAA
- the mbnl3 gene encoding muscleblind-like protein 3 isoform X4, producing the protein MAVNMSMSMGRDTKWLTLEVCREFQRGTCSRSDAECKFAHPARSCHVENGRVIACFDSLKGRCTRENCKYLHPPPHLKTQLEINGRNNLIQQKTAAAMLAQQMQFMLPGAQLQPITTFPVTPSMATSPSMAFSPYLSHMAPGMGLMPELMPSAPLLVPGSPTSLTAMGNGTSTHKSIRTDKLEVCREFQRGNCTRGENDCRYAHPLEAGMVDCSENSVIVCMDYIKGRCSRDKCKYFHPPAHLQARIKAAQHQAGQNAASSASMQVPQGAMHQLPKRSPMEKSNGAPATVFSPSMFHYQQALANMQLQQTFIPTGLMKAAAPPAAEGRWERRDWSGCRQGPGRLLSIPGFTVDPSEVMNGDAVELHCIPMETHFCPVPKLLMATPVGLNSVSLARHPS; encoded by the exons ATGGCGGTCAACATGAGCATGAGCATGGGCCGGGACACCAAGTGGCTGACCCTGGAGGTGTGCCGGGAGTTCCAGCGGGGCACCTGCTCGCGCTCGGACGCTGAGTGCAAGTTCGCCCACCCGGCGCGCAGCTGTCACGTGGAGAACGGCAGAGTCATCGCCTGCTTCGACTCGCTCAAG GGGCGTTGCACCCGCGAAAACTGCAAGTACCTGCACCCCCCGCCCCACCTGAAGACCCAGCTGGAGATCAACGGCAGGAACAACCTGATCCAGCAGAAGacggcggcggccatgttggctcAACAGATGCAGTTCATGCTGCCGGGGGCCCAGTTGCAGCCCATA accACGTTCCCCGTCACGCCCTCCATGGCCACCAGTCCCAGCATGGCGTTCAGTCCGTACCTGAGCCACATGGCTCCAGGGATGGGCCTGATGCCCGAGCTGATGCCCAGCGCTCCTCTGCTGGTCCCCGGGAGCCCCACCAGCCTGACCGCCATGGGCAACGGCACCTCCACGCATAAATCCATCCGCACAGACAAGCTGGAG GTGTGCCGGGAGTTCCAGCGGGGCAACTGCACCCGCGGGGAGAACGACTGCCGCTACGCCCACCCGCTGGAGGCGGGCATGGTGGACTGCAGCGAGAACTCGGTCATCGTGTGCATGGACTACATCAAGGGCCGCTGCAGCCGGGACAAGTGCAAGTACTTCCACCCGCCGGCGCACCTGCAGGCCCGCATCAAGGCCGCGCAGCACCAGGCCGGCCAGAACGCCGCCTCCTCCGCGTCCATG CAGGTTCCCCAGGGGGCCATGCACCAACTACCAAAGAGGTCCCCCATGGAGAAGAGTAACGGAGCCCCCGCCACTGTCTTCAGCCCCAGCATGTTCCACTACCAGCAGGCCCTGGCCAACATGCAGCTGCAGCAGACCTTCATCCCCACCG GACTTATGAAAGCCGCGGCCCCGCCGGCAGCGGAGGGCCGCTGGGAGAGACGGGACTGGAGTGGCTGCCGGCAGGGGCCTGGCCGCCTGCTGTCTATACCTGGATTCACTG tagaCCCATCGGAGGTCATGAACGGCGACGCAGTGGAGCTCCATTGCATCCCGATGGAGACCCACTTCTGTCCCGTCCCCAAGCTGCTGATGGCCACTCCGGTGGGCCTCAACTCAGTGAGCCTGGCCCGTCACCCCAGTTAA
- the mbnl3 gene encoding muscleblind-like protein 3 isoform X5, giving the protein MAVNMSMSMGRDTKWLTLEVCREFQRGTCSRSDAECKFAHPARSCHVENGRVIACFDSLKGRCTRENCKYLHPPPHLKTQLEINGRNNLIQQKTAAAMLAQQMQFMLPGAQLQPITTFPVTPSMATSPSMAFSPYLSHMAPGMGLMPELMPSAPLLVPGSPTSLTAMGNGTSTHKSIRTDKLEVCREFQRGNCTRGENDCRYAHPLEAGMVDCSENSVIVCMDYIKGRCSRDKCKYFHPPAHLQARIKAAQHQAGQNAASSASMVPQGAMHQLPKRSPMEKSNGAPATVFSPSMFHYQQALANMQLQQTFIPTGLMKAAAPPAAEGRWERRDWSGCRQGPGRLLSIPGFTVDPSEVMNGDAVELHCIPMETHFCPVPKLLMATPVGLNSVSLARHPS; this is encoded by the exons ATGGCGGTCAACATGAGCATGAGCATGGGCCGGGACACCAAGTGGCTGACCCTGGAGGTGTGCCGGGAGTTCCAGCGGGGCACCTGCTCGCGCTCGGACGCTGAGTGCAAGTTCGCCCACCCGGCGCGCAGCTGTCACGTGGAGAACGGCAGAGTCATCGCCTGCTTCGACTCGCTCAAG GGGCGTTGCACCCGCGAAAACTGCAAGTACCTGCACCCCCCGCCCCACCTGAAGACCCAGCTGGAGATCAACGGCAGGAACAACCTGATCCAGCAGAAGacggcggcggccatgttggctcAACAGATGCAGTTCATGCTGCCGGGGGCCCAGTTGCAGCCCATA accACGTTCCCCGTCACGCCCTCCATGGCCACCAGTCCCAGCATGGCGTTCAGTCCGTACCTGAGCCACATGGCTCCAGGGATGGGCCTGATGCCCGAGCTGATGCCCAGCGCTCCTCTGCTGGTCCCCGGGAGCCCCACCAGCCTGACCGCCATGGGCAACGGCACCTCCACGCATAAATCCATCCGCACAGACAAGCTGGAG GTGTGCCGGGAGTTCCAGCGGGGCAACTGCACCCGCGGGGAGAACGACTGCCGCTACGCCCACCCGCTGGAGGCGGGCATGGTGGACTGCAGCGAGAACTCGGTCATCGTGTGCATGGACTACATCAAGGGCCGCTGCAGCCGGGACAAGTGCAAGTACTTCCACCCGCCGGCGCACCTGCAGGCCCGCATCAAGGCCGCGCAGCACCAGGCCGGCCAGAACGCCGCCTCCTCCGCGTCCATG GTTCCCCAGGGGGCCATGCACCAACTACCAAAGAGGTCCCCCATGGAGAAGAGTAACGGAGCCCCCGCCACTGTCTTCAGCCCCAGCATGTTCCACTACCAGCAGGCCCTGGCCAACATGCAGCTGCAGCAGACCTTCATCCCCACCG GACTTATGAAAGCCGCGGCCCCGCCGGCAGCGGAGGGCCGCTGGGAGAGACGGGACTGGAGTGGCTGCCGGCAGGGGCCTGGCCGCCTGCTGTCTATACCTGGATTCACTG tagaCCCATCGGAGGTCATGAACGGCGACGCAGTGGAGCTCCATTGCATCCCGATGGAGACCCACTTCTGTCCCGTCCCCAAGCTGCTGATGGCCACTCCGGTGGGCCTCAACTCAGTGAGCCTGGCCCGTCACCCCAGTTAA
- the mbnl3 gene encoding muscleblind-like protein 3 isoform X7: MAVNMSMSMGRDTKWLTLEVCREFQRGTCSRSDAECKFAHPARSCHVENGRVIACFDSLKGRCTRENCKYLHPPPHLKTQLEINGRNNLIQQKTAAAMLAQQMQFMLPGAQLQPITTFPVTPSMATSPSMAFSPYLSHMAPGMGLMPELMPSAPLLVPGSPTSLTAMGNGTSTHKSIRTDKLEVCREFQRGNCTRGENDCRYAHPLEAGMVDCSENSVIVCMDYIKGRCSRDKCKYFHPPAHLQARIKAAQHQAGQNAASSASMQVPQGAMHQLPKRSPMEKSNGAPATVFSPSMFHYQQALANMQLQQTFIPTGLMKAAAPPAAEGRWERRDWSGCRQGPGRLLSIPGFTVPMTHGASSTVSSASTHVTNVPFAESAASNQTHRRS; this comes from the exons ATGGCGGTCAACATGAGCATGAGCATGGGCCGGGACACCAAGTGGCTGACCCTGGAGGTGTGCCGGGAGTTCCAGCGGGGCACCTGCTCGCGCTCGGACGCTGAGTGCAAGTTCGCCCACCCGGCGCGCAGCTGTCACGTGGAGAACGGCAGAGTCATCGCCTGCTTCGACTCGCTCAAG GGGCGTTGCACCCGCGAAAACTGCAAGTACCTGCACCCCCCGCCCCACCTGAAGACCCAGCTGGAGATCAACGGCAGGAACAACCTGATCCAGCAGAAGacggcggcggccatgttggctcAACAGATGCAGTTCATGCTGCCGGGGGCCCAGTTGCAGCCCATA accACGTTCCCCGTCACGCCCTCCATGGCCACCAGTCCCAGCATGGCGTTCAGTCCGTACCTGAGCCACATGGCTCCAGGGATGGGCCTGATGCCCGAGCTGATGCCCAGCGCTCCTCTGCTGGTCCCCGGGAGCCCCACCAGCCTGACCGCCATGGGCAACGGCACCTCCACGCATAAATCCATCCGCACAGACAAGCTGGAG GTGTGCCGGGAGTTCCAGCGGGGCAACTGCACCCGCGGGGAGAACGACTGCCGCTACGCCCACCCGCTGGAGGCGGGCATGGTGGACTGCAGCGAGAACTCGGTCATCGTGTGCATGGACTACATCAAGGGCCGCTGCAGCCGGGACAAGTGCAAGTACTTCCACCCGCCGGCGCACCTGCAGGCCCGCATCAAGGCCGCGCAGCACCAGGCCGGCCAGAACGCCGCCTCCTCCGCGTCCATG CAGGTTCCCCAGGGGGCCATGCACCAACTACCAAAGAGGTCCCCCATGGAGAAGAGTAACGGAGCCCCCGCCACTGTCTTCAGCCCCAGCATGTTCCACTACCAGCAGGCCCTGGCCAACATGCAGCTGCAGCAGACCTTCATCCCCACCG GACTTATGAAAGCCGCGGCCCCGCCGGCAGCGGAGGGCCGCTGGGAGAGACGGGACTGGAGTGGCTGCCGGCAGGGGCCTGGCCGCCTGCTGTCTATACCTGGATTCACTG TTCCCATGACGCACGGtgcctcctccactgtctcgtCGGCCTCAACCCACGTCACCAATGTTCCTTTCGCTGAATCCGCCGCGTCCAATCAG aCCCATCGGAGGTCATGA
- the mbnl3 gene encoding muscleblind-like protein 3 isoform X11: protein MAVNMSMSMGRDTKWLTLEVCREFQRGTCSRSDAECKFAHPARSCHVENGRVIACFDSLKGRCTRENCKYLHPPPHLKTQLEINGRNNLIQQKTAAAMLAQQMQFMLPGAQLQPITTFPVTPSMATSPSMAFSPYLSHMAPGMGLMPELMPSAPLLVPGSPTSLTAMGNGTSTHKSIRTDKLEVCREFQRGNCTRGENDCRYAHPLEAGMVDCSENSVIVCMDYIKGRCSRDKCKYFHPPAHLQARIKAAQHQAGQNAASSASMQVPQGAMHQLPKRSPMEKSNGAPATVFSPSMFHYQQALANMQLQQTFIPTVDPSEVMNGDAVELHCIPMETHFCPVPKLLMATPVGLNSVSLARHPS, encoded by the exons ATGGCGGTCAACATGAGCATGAGCATGGGCCGGGACACCAAGTGGCTGACCCTGGAGGTGTGCCGGGAGTTCCAGCGGGGCACCTGCTCGCGCTCGGACGCTGAGTGCAAGTTCGCCCACCCGGCGCGCAGCTGTCACGTGGAGAACGGCAGAGTCATCGCCTGCTTCGACTCGCTCAAG GGGCGTTGCACCCGCGAAAACTGCAAGTACCTGCACCCCCCGCCCCACCTGAAGACCCAGCTGGAGATCAACGGCAGGAACAACCTGATCCAGCAGAAGacggcggcggccatgttggctcAACAGATGCAGTTCATGCTGCCGGGGGCCCAGTTGCAGCCCATA accACGTTCCCCGTCACGCCCTCCATGGCCACCAGTCCCAGCATGGCGTTCAGTCCGTACCTGAGCCACATGGCTCCAGGGATGGGCCTGATGCCCGAGCTGATGCCCAGCGCTCCTCTGCTGGTCCCCGGGAGCCCCACCAGCCTGACCGCCATGGGCAACGGCACCTCCACGCATAAATCCATCCGCACAGACAAGCTGGAG GTGTGCCGGGAGTTCCAGCGGGGCAACTGCACCCGCGGGGAGAACGACTGCCGCTACGCCCACCCGCTGGAGGCGGGCATGGTGGACTGCAGCGAGAACTCGGTCATCGTGTGCATGGACTACATCAAGGGCCGCTGCAGCCGGGACAAGTGCAAGTACTTCCACCCGCCGGCGCACCTGCAGGCCCGCATCAAGGCCGCGCAGCACCAGGCCGGCCAGAACGCCGCCTCCTCCGCGTCCATG CAGGTTCCCCAGGGGGCCATGCACCAACTACCAAAGAGGTCCCCCATGGAGAAGAGTAACGGAGCCCCCGCCACTGTCTTCAGCCCCAGCATGTTCCACTACCAGCAGGCCCTGGCCAACATGCAGCTGCAGCAGACCTTCATCCCCACCG tagaCCCATCGGAGGTCATGAACGGCGACGCAGTGGAGCTCCATTGCATCCCGATGGAGACCCACTTCTGTCCCGTCCCCAAGCTGCTGATGGCCACTCCGGTGGGCCTCAACTCAGTGAGCCTGGCCCGTCACCCCAGTTAA
- the mbnl3 gene encoding muscleblind-like protein 3 isoform X3, protein MAVNMSMSMGRDTKWLTLEVCREFQRGTCSRSDAECKFAHPARSCHVENGRVIACFDSLKGRCTRENCKYLHPPPHLKTQLEINGRNNLIQQKTAAAMLAQQMQFMLPGAQLQPITTFPVTPSMATSPSMAFSPYLSHMAPGMGLMPELMPSAPLLVPGSPTSLTAMGNGTSTHKSIRTDKLEVCREFQRGNCTRGENDCRYAHPLEAGMVDCSENSVIVCMDYIKGRCSRDKCKYFHPPAHLQARIKAAQHQAGQNAASSASMQVPQGAMHQLPKRSPMEKSNGAPATVFSPSMFHYQQALANMQLQQTFIPTGSILYMAPSGAIGLMKAAAPPAAEGRWERRDWSGCRQGPGRLLSIPGFTVPMTHGASSTVSSASTHVTNVPFAESAASNQTHRRS, encoded by the exons ATGGCGGTCAACATGAGCATGAGCATGGGCCGGGACACCAAGTGGCTGACCCTGGAGGTGTGCCGGGAGTTCCAGCGGGGCACCTGCTCGCGCTCGGACGCTGAGTGCAAGTTCGCCCACCCGGCGCGCAGCTGTCACGTGGAGAACGGCAGAGTCATCGCCTGCTTCGACTCGCTCAAG GGGCGTTGCACCCGCGAAAACTGCAAGTACCTGCACCCCCCGCCCCACCTGAAGACCCAGCTGGAGATCAACGGCAGGAACAACCTGATCCAGCAGAAGacggcggcggccatgttggctcAACAGATGCAGTTCATGCTGCCGGGGGCCCAGTTGCAGCCCATA accACGTTCCCCGTCACGCCCTCCATGGCCACCAGTCCCAGCATGGCGTTCAGTCCGTACCTGAGCCACATGGCTCCAGGGATGGGCCTGATGCCCGAGCTGATGCCCAGCGCTCCTCTGCTGGTCCCCGGGAGCCCCACCAGCCTGACCGCCATGGGCAACGGCACCTCCACGCATAAATCCATCCGCACAGACAAGCTGGAG GTGTGCCGGGAGTTCCAGCGGGGCAACTGCACCCGCGGGGAGAACGACTGCCGCTACGCCCACCCGCTGGAGGCGGGCATGGTGGACTGCAGCGAGAACTCGGTCATCGTGTGCATGGACTACATCAAGGGCCGCTGCAGCCGGGACAAGTGCAAGTACTTCCACCCGCCGGCGCACCTGCAGGCCCGCATCAAGGCCGCGCAGCACCAGGCCGGCCAGAACGCCGCCTCCTCCGCGTCCATG CAGGTTCCCCAGGGGGCCATGCACCAACTACCAAAGAGGTCCCCCATGGAGAAGAGTAACGGAGCCCCCGCCACTGTCTTCAGCCCCAGCATGTTCCACTACCAGCAGGCCCTGGCCAACATGCAGCTGCAGCAGACCTTCATCCCCACCG GCTCCATCTTGTACATGGCCCCCTCAGGAGCCATAG GACTTATGAAAGCCGCGGCCCCGCCGGCAGCGGAGGGCCGCTGGGAGAGACGGGACTGGAGTGGCTGCCGGCAGGGGCCTGGCCGCCTGCTGTCTATACCTGGATTCACTG TTCCCATGACGCACGGtgcctcctccactgtctcgtCGGCCTCAACCCACGTCACCAATGTTCCTTTCGCTGAATCCGCCGCGTCCAATCAG aCCCATCGGAGGTCATGA
- the mbnl3 gene encoding muscleblind-like protein 3 isoform X1, producing MAVNMSMSMGRDTKWLTLEVCREFQRGTCSRSDAECKFAHPARSCHVENGRVIACFDSLKGRCTRENCKYLHPPPHLKTQLEINGRNNLIQQKTAAAMLAQQMQFMLPGAQLQPITTFPVTPSMATSPSMAFSPYLSHMAPGMGLMPELMPSAPLLVPGSPTSLTAMGNGTSTHKSIRTDKLEVCREFQRGNCTRGENDCRYAHPLEAGMVDCSENSVIVCMDYIKGRCSRDKCKYFHPPAHLQARIKAAQHQAGQNAASSASMQVPQGAMHQLPKRSPMEKSNGAPATVFSPSMFHYQQALANMQLQQTFIPTGSILYMAPSGAIGLMKAAAPPAAEGRWERRDWSGCRQGPGRLLSIPGFTVDPSEVMNGDAVELHCIPMETHFCPVPKLLMATPVGLNSVSLARHPS from the exons ATGGCGGTCAACATGAGCATGAGCATGGGCCGGGACACCAAGTGGCTGACCCTGGAGGTGTGCCGGGAGTTCCAGCGGGGCACCTGCTCGCGCTCGGACGCTGAGTGCAAGTTCGCCCACCCGGCGCGCAGCTGTCACGTGGAGAACGGCAGAGTCATCGCCTGCTTCGACTCGCTCAAG GGGCGTTGCACCCGCGAAAACTGCAAGTACCTGCACCCCCCGCCCCACCTGAAGACCCAGCTGGAGATCAACGGCAGGAACAACCTGATCCAGCAGAAGacggcggcggccatgttggctcAACAGATGCAGTTCATGCTGCCGGGGGCCCAGTTGCAGCCCATA accACGTTCCCCGTCACGCCCTCCATGGCCACCAGTCCCAGCATGGCGTTCAGTCCGTACCTGAGCCACATGGCTCCAGGGATGGGCCTGATGCCCGAGCTGATGCCCAGCGCTCCTCTGCTGGTCCCCGGGAGCCCCACCAGCCTGACCGCCATGGGCAACGGCACCTCCACGCATAAATCCATCCGCACAGACAAGCTGGAG GTGTGCCGGGAGTTCCAGCGGGGCAACTGCACCCGCGGGGAGAACGACTGCCGCTACGCCCACCCGCTGGAGGCGGGCATGGTGGACTGCAGCGAGAACTCGGTCATCGTGTGCATGGACTACATCAAGGGCCGCTGCAGCCGGGACAAGTGCAAGTACTTCCACCCGCCGGCGCACCTGCAGGCCCGCATCAAGGCCGCGCAGCACCAGGCCGGCCAGAACGCCGCCTCCTCCGCGTCCATG CAGGTTCCCCAGGGGGCCATGCACCAACTACCAAAGAGGTCCCCCATGGAGAAGAGTAACGGAGCCCCCGCCACTGTCTTCAGCCCCAGCATGTTCCACTACCAGCAGGCCCTGGCCAACATGCAGCTGCAGCAGACCTTCATCCCCACCG GCTCCATCTTGTACATGGCCCCCTCAGGAGCCATAG GACTTATGAAAGCCGCGGCCCCGCCGGCAGCGGAGGGCCGCTGGGAGAGACGGGACTGGAGTGGCTGCCGGCAGGGGCCTGGCCGCCTGCTGTCTATACCTGGATTCACTG tagaCCCATCGGAGGTCATGAACGGCGACGCAGTGGAGCTCCATTGCATCCCGATGGAGACCCACTTCTGTCCCGTCCCCAAGCTGCTGATGGCCACTCCGGTGGGCCTCAACTCAGTGAGCCTGGCCCGTCACCCCAGTTAA